The DNA segment CGCAGCACAGCGGGGACCACCTCCACGGCCACCACCACCAGCACGGCGTAACGCAGCGCCCGCACCAGCCCGATGTCCTTGATGGCACTGGGCAAGGCTCCCAGCCCGAAGAACACAATGAACACCATCAGCAGGCCAAGCACGCCTACGATCAGTCGCCCGGCCAGATCACGCGGCGGCGCGAAGTTGGGGCGGGCGTACCAGAATCCAGCGAACAGGCCCAGACCAGTGCCGAACTCGCGGGGCGTTCCGGCGGGCAGAACCGTGGCGATCAGCAGCGCCACCACGGGAACTGCCCAGCGCCACGTTCCGGCATCGGGGAAGGCCACGCGCCCCGCCACTGCCGCCGCGATGCCGCCCAGCAGCAGGCCCACCATCACGTCGGACGGAAAATGCACATGCAGAGCCAGCCGCGAAACCGAGATCAGGGCGATTAAAACGGCTGCCGCAACCCACATGCCGGGCCGCCTCACCTGCATGGCAATGCCCGCCCAGAGCGTGGCCGACATCTGTGCGTGTCCGCTGGGAAGACTCGGCCCGCCCGCCGTGGCCCGCGCGGCCTCCGAGACGAGGCCCGGATCGCTGGCGAAGGGACGCGGCACGTTCAGCCCGTATTTTAAGGCGCTGTTGACCAGATAACTGCCCGCGAAGACCACGCCCAGATTGCGCCCGCCCGCCGGATTCCACAGCCAGGTATACAGCGCCAGCACGACGATAAAGACCTCGTCACGGCCCAGATTGGTGACCGCCAGCCAGAAAGATTCCATGACGGCATTTTGGGGCATGGCTGACATTGGGTGAAAGGGCTGGCTCCACTGGATTGGCCCCACTGGGCTGCTGCGGCATGACGGCTGGGCAGACGGCACAGGCAAAAGCCGCGCCTGTATCCCCCTTTTAACCCGCCCTCTGCTCTACACTTTGCCCATGACCGCCCCCAACCCTGCCGAGTCGGCCCCCGACGTGCTGCAACAGGTCCGGCACCAGTCCGAGAACGCGCTGGAACTGCGCGGCATCACCAAACGTTTTCCGCTGGTGCTGGCCAA comes from the Deinococcus sp. AJ005 genome and includes:
- a CDS encoding phosphatase PAP2 family protein — its product is MESFWLAVTNLGRDEVFIVVLALYTWLWNPAGGRNLGVVFAGSYLVNSALKYGLNVPRPFASDPGLVSEAARATAGGPSLPSGHAQMSATLWAGIAMQVRRPGMWVAAAVLIALISVSRLALHVHFPSDVMVGLLLGGIAAAVAGRVAFPDAGTWRWAVPVVALLIATVLPAGTPREFGTGLGLFAGFWYARPNFAPPRDLAGRLIVGVLGLLMVFIVFFGLGALPSAIKDIGLVRALRYAVLVVVAVEVVPAVLRRWLPHMTPPTMVQPRPETVPPR